From a single Vibrio toranzoniae genomic region:
- a CDS encoding rhodanese-like domain-containing protein — MQELVPFFQENMILAIVWIGLVVAIIASVIKTSNAAYKEVTAAQTTQLINRENGVVVDIRTKDEFKKGHITDALHILPSDIKANSFGNLESHKADPIIVVCKTGQTAQESANLLVKAGFENVSVLKSGLAAWSEANLPLVKGKK; from the coding sequence ATGCAAGAGTTAGTTCCATTTTTTCAAGAGAATATGATTTTAGCCATCGTATGGATCGGCTTGGTTGTTGCCATCATTGCGAGCGTTATCAAAACATCAAACGCGGCCTACAAAGAGGTTACTGCAGCGCAAACTACACAGCTAATTAACCGTGAAAACGGCGTTGTGGTTGATATTCGTACAAAGGATGAATTCAAAAAGGGACATATTACTGACGCACTTCACATTTTGCCGTCAGATATTAAAGCAAATAGCTTTGGTAACCTTGAAAGTCATAAAGCTGACCCAATCATCGTAGTATGCAAGACAGGTCAAACTGCTCAAGAAAGCGCTAACTTACTGGTTAAAGCTGGTTTTGAGAATGTTAGCGTACTAAAAAGTGGTTTAGCGGCGTGGAGCGAAGCTAACTTGCCTTTAGTTAAAGGTAAGAAGTAG
- the rfbB gene encoding dTDP-glucose 4,6-dehydratase produces MKILVTGGAGFIGSAVIRHIIHNTPDSVVNVDKLTYAGNLESLVEVDSSERYAFEQVDICNRAELDRIFSEHQPDAVMHLAAESHVDRSITGPAAFIETNIVGTYTLLEATREYWNTLEESVKAEFRFHHISTDEVYGDLPHPDEVPEGTDLPMFLETTSYEPSSPYSASKASSDHLVRAWLRTYGLPTMVTNCSNNYGPYHFPEKLIPLVILNALEGKDLPIYGKGDQIRDWLFVEDHARALYKVVTEGKVGETYNIGGHNEKENLEVVNTICDILDTLVPKGSKYAEQITYVQDRPGHDRRYAIDSSKMQRELGWTPEETFETGLRKTVQWYLDNSVWCQNVQDGSYQRERLGVDITESKENQ; encoded by the coding sequence GTGAAGATATTAGTCACAGGCGGTGCTGGTTTTATTGGTTCAGCGGTAATTCGTCATATTATTCATAATACACCTGACAGCGTGGTCAACGTTGATAAGCTTACTTATGCAGGTAACTTAGAATCGTTGGTTGAGGTTGACTCAAGTGAACGCTATGCATTTGAACAAGTGGATATCTGCAACCGAGCAGAGCTTGATCGTATTTTTTCTGAGCACCAACCAGATGCAGTCATGCACTTAGCGGCTGAATCGCATGTTGACCGTTCAATCACTGGCCCAGCCGCATTCATCGAAACCAATATTGTCGGCACGTACACCTTGTTAGAAGCAACTCGAGAGTACTGGAATACACTGGAAGAAAGTGTAAAAGCAGAGTTTCGTTTTCACCATATCTCAACCGATGAAGTGTACGGTGACCTCCCGCACCCTGATGAGGTCCCAGAAGGCACGGACTTGCCGATGTTTTTAGAAACAACCTCGTATGAACCATCAAGCCCATATTCTGCGTCAAAAGCTTCGAGCGACCACTTAGTGCGAGCATGGTTGCGCACTTACGGCCTACCGACCATGGTGACCAACTGCTCAAATAACTACGGCCCATACCATTTCCCAGAGAAGCTTATACCGCTGGTTATCCTCAATGCACTAGAAGGCAAAGATTTACCTATTTACGGTAAAGGCGACCAAATCCGTGATTGGCTGTTTGTTGAAGATCACGCCCGCGCACTCTACAAAGTGGTGACGGAAGGTAAAGTAGGCGAGACCTACAACATCGGTGGCCACAACGAGAAGGAAAACCTCGAAGTCGTGAATACGATTTGTGACATCTTAGATACGCTAGTACCGAAAGGCTCGAAGTATGCAGAGCAAATTACGTACGTTCAAGACCGTCCTGGTCATGACCGCCGTTACGCGATTGACTCATCGAAAATGCAGCGTGAACTGGGTTGGACTCCTGAGGAAACGTTTGAAACCGGTCTTCGTAAAACGGTTCAGTGGTATTTAGATAACTCGGTATGGTGTCAAAACGTGCAAGATGGTAGCTATCAACGTGAGCGTTTGGGTGTAGACATAACAGAATCAAAGGAAAATCAATAA
- the rfbA gene encoding glucose-1-phosphate thymidylyltransferase RfbA, giving the protein MKGIVLAGGSGTRLYPLTRGVSKQLLPIYDKPMVFYPISTLMLAGIKDILIITTPEDNAGFQRLLGDGSDFGINLEYAIQPSPDGLAQAFIIGEEFIGDDNVCLVLGDNIFYGQSFSRTLRSAVRREKGATVFGYHVKDPQRFGVVEFDDNYKALSIEEKPIQPKSNWAVTGLYFYDNRVVEFAKQVKPSERGELEITSINQMYLNDGSLNVELLGRGFAWLDSGTHESLHEASSFVETLENVQGLKVACLEEIAWANGWLSDEDIIRLAQPMLKNSYGKYLVSLINDQTLRESLKVNR; this is encoded by the coding sequence ATGAAAGGGATTGTATTAGCCGGTGGCTCTGGCACGCGTTTATATCCATTGACTCGCGGCGTATCCAAGCAACTTTTGCCAATTTACGATAAGCCGATGGTATTTTATCCAATCTCGACATTAATGCTTGCTGGCATTAAAGATATCTTGATTATCACGACGCCAGAAGATAATGCGGGTTTTCAGCGCTTGCTCGGTGATGGTTCTGATTTCGGTATTAATCTTGAGTACGCGATTCAACCAAGCCCAGATGGCTTAGCACAAGCGTTTATTATCGGTGAAGAATTTATCGGTGATGATAATGTCTGCTTAGTTCTTGGTGATAATATATTTTATGGGCAGTCATTTAGTCGTACATTGAGAAGCGCAGTTAGACGAGAAAAAGGCGCGACTGTATTTGGTTATCATGTGAAAGATCCACAGCGTTTTGGTGTTGTGGAATTTGATGACAATTATAAGGCTCTCAGCATTGAAGAGAAACCCATACAACCAAAATCGAATTGGGCAGTCACGGGGTTATATTTTTATGATAATCGAGTTGTTGAATTTGCCAAACAAGTCAAACCATCAGAGCGTGGTGAACTTGAAATAACATCAATAAACCAAATGTATTTAAATGATGGTTCTCTGAATGTTGAATTGCTTGGCCGCGGATTCGCGTGGTTGGATTCAGGGACTCATGAAAGCCTTCACGAGGCATCTTCTTTTGTCGAGACGCTGGAAAATGTTCAAGGTCTAAAAGTGGCTTGTTTAGAAGAGATTGCTTGGGCAAATGGATGGTTATCGGATGAAGATATTATTCGCCTTGCTCAACCAATGTTGAAAAACAGCTATGGTAAGTATCTGGTTTCTTTGATTAATGATCAAACTCTTAGAGAGTCACTAAAGGTAAATCGATAA
- the rfbC gene encoding dTDP-4-dehydrorhamnose 3,5-epimerase: MKIIKTKLQDCIIIEPKVFGDERGFFLETFQEERYFNAGIKERFVQDNRSKSSRGVLRGLHFQKLKQQGKLVNVTHGEVFDVAVDLRPDSETFGQYESVILTGENKLQFYVPPGFAHGFCVLSESADFQYKCTDYYDPSDESGLLWSDPAINIEWPIVTPLLSDKDRVQPLLSEIEYKIRQGWK, translated from the coding sequence ATGAAAATTATAAAGACTAAACTTCAAGATTGTATAATTATCGAGCCTAAAGTTTTTGGTGATGAGCGAGGCTTCTTTTTAGAAACATTTCAGGAAGAGCGTTACTTTAACGCGGGTATCAAAGAACGTTTTGTACAAGATAATCGTTCTAAGTCCTCTCGTGGCGTCCTGAGGGGGTTACATTTTCAAAAATTAAAACAGCAAGGAAAGTTGGTGAATGTTACTCATGGAGAGGTCTTTGACGTTGCTGTTGATTTGCGCCCAGACTCAGAAACATTCGGTCAATATGAATCGGTAATTTTAACTGGTGAAAATAAACTTCAATTTTATGTACCTCCTGGTTTTGCTCATGGCTTTTGTGTTTTAAGTGAATCTGCTGACTTTCAGTACAAATGCACTGATTATTACGACCCTAGTGACGAGAGTGGCTTGTTATGGAGTGATCCTGCTATCAATATTGAATGGCCTATTGTTACTCCACTTCTTTCAGATAAAGACCGCGTTCAGCCGTTACTCAGTGAAATTGAATATAAAATTAGACAAGGGTGGAAGTAA
- a CDS encoding SDR family oxidoreductase: MGKFTVFGGRGFIGSEFVTELENLGHDVYVPERDDTSIYEHDLGTVIYSAGYGDCNKDPYNVLTANVVLLSSLLEKAKFSQLVYVSSTRVYMNQSGSNETSDLTICEDDSRRLFNLTKMTAEELCLKSNRNCLVIRPSNVYGLALHSNLFLPSIIRNAINNGQVDMYIAKSYAKDYVSVMDVVSSTLALIKLNSIPRVVNIAYGKNVTASEISDVLVNNTGTKINWLNTFGSTCEVFPETDISTLESLIDYKPRYVLDDLKLLIEDFKNKL, from the coding sequence ATGGGAAAATTCACAGTTTTTGGTGGGCGAGGATTTATTGGCTCTGAATTTGTAACTGAACTGGAAAACCTGGGACATGATGTTTATGTTCCTGAGAGAGATGATACCAGTATTTATGAGCATGACTTGGGTACTGTAATATATAGTGCAGGTTACGGTGATTGCAATAAAGATCCATATAATGTTCTTACTGCTAACGTGGTATTACTAAGCTCTCTATTAGAAAAAGCAAAGTTTAGTCAACTAGTCTATGTATCGTCAACAAGAGTATATATGAACCAAAGTGGTTCAAATGAAACTAGTGACCTAACTATTTGTGAAGACGATAGTCGGAGATTATTTAATCTGACTAAAATGACTGCTGAAGAGCTTTGTTTAAAAAGTAACCGTAACTGTTTAGTCATTAGACCCAGCAACGTATATGGCTTGGCTCTGCATAGTAATTTATTCTTACCCTCTATAATTAGAAACGCAATAAATAATGGCCAAGTTGATATGTATATAGCCAAGTCTTACGCCAAAGATTACGTTTCGGTAATGGATGTAGTTTCAAGTACCTTGGCGTTAATCAAACTAAATAGTATCCCTCGCGTTGTAAATATTGCTTATGGAAAAAATGTTACGGCTAGTGAGATTTCCGATGTGTTGGTGAACAACACCGGAACAAAAATTAACTGGTTAAATACATTCGGGAGTACGTGTGAAGTTTTCCCTGAAACAGATATATCGACTTTAGAGTCGCTTATTGATTATAAACCTAGATATGTACTGGATGATTTGAAGCTTCTTATTGAAGACTTTAAAAATAAATTGTAG
- the wzx gene encoding O-unit flippase-like protein, translating to MASSLLLLPFVLYFLSQEDVGVWYVFITFIGLIQLLEFGFLPTISRYISYVFAGADDISDKCIPECNEKNEVNISLLSNVIFASRRIYLLVSLMAFLIVSVGGTYYLSTLDYSGERELLYFSWLIYGSATVILFYFGHYNALLKGRGDQTQLNKVVVFSKLTNIICAIPLLYLGYGLLSLSIGMLCSVVVDRVLVRLSVFDSNASETIKAFQLKRTKDYTMTIWKNAKLMGVVQLGNFLTVRGSVLIVSSVIGLKAAAMYGFTLQITSIAVIVSSMYFGLQLPYMNSEQVKGNIEGIKRVFCRSLGLSWVLFFSFSCSLLALGPYLLSLISQDTQLLPSMMLLFFLVAAFLEMNHSLCTAFLTTKNEIIFMWPLFITGVMISLCSIISAYFYGLWGVILSQLILQLLYNNWKWPLLVFRELNISGFKPITSLLRLK from the coding sequence ATGGCATCTAGTTTATTATTATTACCATTCGTATTATATTTTCTAAGTCAAGAAGATGTAGGTGTTTGGTATGTATTTATAACATTTATTGGGTTGATTCAGTTACTTGAATTTGGCTTTTTACCAACTATATCGAGATATATATCTTACGTTTTTGCTGGTGCTGATGATATATCAGATAAGTGTATTCCTGAGTGTAATGAAAAAAATGAAGTCAATATAAGTTTACTGTCAAATGTTATATTCGCATCTAGGCGGATATACTTATTAGTTTCATTGATGGCATTTTTAATTGTTTCGGTTGGTGGTACATATTATTTATCTACATTAGACTATTCAGGTGAACGAGAGTTACTTTATTTTTCTTGGTTAATATATGGTTCTGCAACCGTCATTCTATTTTATTTTGGCCATTACAATGCCTTATTAAAAGGCCGAGGTGATCAAACGCAACTTAATAAAGTGGTCGTATTCTCTAAACTAACAAATATAATTTGTGCTATCCCACTATTGTATTTAGGTTATGGCCTGTTGTCGCTTTCTATTGGGATGTTATGTAGCGTCGTAGTCGATCGAGTTTTAGTTAGATTAAGTGTCTTTGATAGTAATGCTTCTGAGACGATAAAGGCGTTTCAGCTAAAACGAACAAAAGATTACACCATGACTATATGGAAAAATGCCAAGCTCATGGGGGTCGTACAATTGGGGAACTTCCTAACGGTTAGAGGAAGCGTGTTAATTGTATCATCTGTTATTGGACTTAAAGCTGCTGCCATGTATGGCTTCACCTTACAAATTACTTCTATTGCTGTCATAGTATCATCTATGTATTTTGGGTTACAGTTGCCATATATGAATTCAGAACAAGTTAAAGGTAATATTGAAGGTATTAAACGAGTTTTTTGTCGCTCACTTGGTCTTTCATGGGTTTTATTTTTTAGCTTTTCATGTTCTTTATTGGCCCTTGGTCCATATCTATTGAGTTTAATATCACAAGATACCCAACTCCTGCCAAGTATGATGTTATTGTTTTTCTTAGTTGCTGCCTTTTTAGAGATGAATCATTCATTGTGTACGGCATTCCTAACAACTAAGAATGAAATTATATTCATGTGGCCTCTATTTATAACTGGCGTAATGATCTCACTATGTTCCATAATCTCCGCATACTTTTATGGATTATGGGGGGTGATTTTATCTCAATTAATATTGCAACTGTTGTACAATAACTGGAAGTGGCCTCTCTTAGTGTTTCGTGAGTTAAATATTAGCGGCTTTAAACCAATAACATCTTTGTTGAGGTTAAAATAG
- a CDS encoding EpsG family protein: MTYFLILSIAYFFANLDIAYNNEKKLQLILLLLIGLMLSVFVGFRWDVGSDWGVYLNHYNIVHSEQFEIGYVFLEKTFYSNHLDYSYFLFFITSFSIFLISYFLFSRVDYAIVAIMFFIANYMLSFMGGNRQIIAIGIVFFSNIFILDRNKIGFISCILFACLFHVSAIIYIVAYFFTIGYMSAKVRYLILSGCVILGTYIAPVLIGVAIKLFSIIGVGYVVDKLTIYQSVIFDNFSIMSMLKKIIILIFFDLYYQQVLSKVKKELCNLFYNLYFFSVMFDAIIGPINAAFMRASVYFRISEIVIVSLIVATAKNKLHRVALILVLFLLCLRQLNSALNFYPELYANYQNILF, from the coding sequence ATGACCTATTTCCTTATACTTTCTATAGCCTATTTCTTTGCTAATTTAGACATAGCGTATAATAATGAAAAGAAGCTTCAGTTGATATTGTTATTATTGATTGGACTTATGCTATCAGTGTTTGTTGGATTTAGATGGGATGTTGGTTCTGATTGGGGTGTCTATTTAAATCACTACAATATTGTTCATAGTGAACAGTTTGAAATTGGCTATGTGTTTTTAGAAAAAACTTTCTATTCTAATCACTTAGATTATTCTTACTTTTTGTTTTTTATTACTTCTTTTTCTATTTTTCTTATATCATACTTTTTGTTTTCAAGAGTAGATTATGCGATTGTCGCAATAATGTTTTTTATTGCAAACTATATGCTTTCATTCATGGGAGGGAATAGGCAAATAATTGCAATAGGAATAGTGTTTTTTAGCAACATATTTATTCTTGATCGCAATAAAATAGGATTTATTTCCTGCATTCTGTTTGCCTGTCTTTTCCACGTCTCAGCTATTATCTATATCGTGGCTTATTTTTTTACCATTGGTTATATGTCTGCCAAAGTAAGATATCTTATTTTAAGTGGTTGTGTAATACTTGGTACATATATAGCGCCTGTTCTAATCGGTGTCGCAATAAAATTATTTTCTATTATTGGTGTCGGATATGTGGTTGATAAACTAACGATATATCAAAGCGTGATCTTTGACAACTTTAGTATAATGTCCATGCTTAAGAAAATTATTATTCTTATTTTTTTTGATTTATACTACCAGCAAGTTTTAAGTAAGGTTAAAAAAGAGTTGTGCAATCTTTTCTATAATTTGTATTTCTTTTCTGTAATGTTTGACGCAATCATCGGTCCAATTAATGCGGCATTCATGAGGGCTAGTGTTTATTTTAGAATATCAGAGATAGTAATTGTATCCTTAATAGTAGCAACCGCAAAAAATAAATTACATCGTGTTGCTTTAATATTGGTACTCTTTCTTCTGTGTTTGAGACAGTTAAACTCAGCTCTTAATTTTTATCCAGAGCTATATGCTAATTATCAAAATATACTATTTTGA
- a CDS encoding glycosyltransferase: protein MKIKILVLNINDIGGIERVAFNMLEMFKKDRLLSNVEIVSINGESDCSDIKVLTGQDENRKLFYFSKSLDSDTLVLSLYDRFSIKLSFIRGLLKSDFKLYACQHADYFAHRMSTRLLRRVFYCGVDKIIALTDTDSNLYKKHFSNVYTIPNVLGYYPDNALKHSDRHIDCAAAGRLVPIKQYDHYYHLLSVINPLKENQSFKLYGDGPESKTLSDLLISKGMVPEVIQVGTTENIYVELNNTKFFFVTSLRESFSMVILEAMACGCVVISYDCPTGPRELIQHGINGYLVQANDISGLASCYTELFENPEMCQEISNNARFTALKYVESNILKIWKGICE from the coding sequence ATGAAAATAAAAATACTTGTTCTTAATATTAATGATATCGGTGGTATTGAGCGAGTGGCATTTAACATGCTTGAGATGTTTAAAAAAGATAGGTTGCTTTCTAATGTTGAAATAGTCTCAATTAATGGGGAAAGTGATTGTTCTGATATTAAAGTATTAACTGGTCAAGATGAAAATAGAAAATTGTTTTATTTTTCTAAATCTTTAGACTCTGACACCTTAGTGTTATCATTGTATGACAGGTTTAGCATTAAGCTTAGTTTTATTCGAGGTCTGTTGAAAAGTGATTTCAAGTTATATGCATGTCAACACGCTGATTATTTTGCACATCGTATGTCAACAAGATTATTACGTCGTGTCTTTTATTGCGGTGTAGACAAAATTATTGCTTTGACTGATACAGATTCTAATTTATATAAAAAACACTTTTCAAACGTTTATACTATTCCCAATGTTTTAGGATATTACCCAGACAACGCTTTAAAGCATAGCGACCGCCATATTGACTGCGCAGCTGCTGGTCGGCTTGTTCCTATTAAACAATATGATCATTATTATCATTTATTATCAGTTATAAATCCATTAAAAGAAAATCAATCCTTTAAGTTATATGGAGATGGTCCAGAGAGTAAAACACTAAGTGATTTACTGATATCTAAAGGCATGGTCCCAGAAGTTATTCAAGTAGGCACAACTGAAAATATTTACGTAGAGCTAAATAATACAAAGTTTTTCTTTGTTACCTCACTTAGAGAAAGCTTTTCGATGGTAATATTAGAAGCTATGGCATGTGGATGTGTAGTCATTAGTTATGATTGCCCTACTGGACCTCGAGAGCTCATACAACATGGAATAAATGGTTATTTGGTTCAGGCAAACGATATTTCTGGGCTCGCCAGCTGTTACACAGAATTGTTTGAAAATCCGGAAATGTGTCAAGAAATAAGCAATAATGCGAGATTTACAGCTCTAAAATATGTAGAGTCAAATATATTGAAAATTTGGAAAGGTATCTGTGAATAA
- a CDS encoding glycosyltransferase family 2 protein: MNKKISVIIPMYNAESVIIRAVQSVLNQTIDIDEIIIVDDGSKDNSFDVISKFAIDNSSKNIRVEKKRNGGASSARNFGILHARNEILAFLDSDDEWVSNKLENQIDYIVRDDVVLVGGNHFDKRIQHVSLKKAKDVNEITLRDLLFKNYFQTSTVMTKKSIALNFDCFNENQKYAEEGQFYYNLSKYGKMIHINKKLVIYDGGEKSGFGESGLSANIKEMEKGELSNLKYAYSNLDVSLITYLAASFFSVLKFVRRFYLVKIKK; encoded by the coding sequence GTGAATAAAAAAATATCTGTAATTATCCCAATGTACAATGCCGAATCTGTAATAATTAGAGCTGTGCAATCGGTGCTAAATCAAACTATTGACATTGATGAGATTATTATCGTGGATGATGGTTCGAAAGATAATTCATTCGACGTGATTAGTAAGTTTGCTATTGATAATAGTAGTAAAAACATTAGAGTTGAAAAGAAACGAAACGGTGGAGCATCTTCAGCTCGAAATTTTGGTATTTTACATGCAAGAAATGAGATATTGGCCTTTCTAGATAGTGATGATGAATGGGTTAGCAATAAATTGGAGAACCAAATCGATTATATAGTTCGAGATGATGTTGTATTGGTTGGAGGCAATCATTTTGACAAGAGAATACAACATGTTTCATTAAAGAAAGCTAAAGATGTTAATGAGATAACACTTAGAGATTTGTTGTTTAAAAATTATTTTCAGACCTCTACCGTAATGACTAAAAAATCTATAGCCTTGAATTTTGATTGCTTCAATGAGAATCAGAAATATGCAGAAGAAGGCCAATTTTATTACAACTTATCAAAATATGGTAAAATGATTCATATAAATAAAAAGTTAGTTATTTATGATGGTGGGGAAAAGTCTGGATTCGGTGAGTCTGGATTGTCTGCTAATATAAAAGAAATGGAGAAAGGGGAATTGAGTAATTTAAAGTATGCATACTCAAACCTTGATGTTTCATTAATTACTTACCTCGCGGCTTCTTTTTTTTCTGTTTTGAAGTTTGTTCGACGTTTTTATCTGGTGAAGATTAAGAAATGA
- a CDS encoding DapH/DapD/GlmU-related protein — translation MILKNGIINTIYLSVCWLITKILYNKQKIIRFPFEVRGRKYISFSENLSTGRYCRIEAYSKDDEKVLKIGHNCQINDNVHIVASENVTIKDNVLIASRVFISDLNHGSYSGYSQSHPSELASKRALSSSPVIIESNVWLGEGVVVLPGVTIGENVIVGANSVVSKNLESNTIHVGNPAKLIKKYNFETESWERV, via the coding sequence ATGATTTTGAAAAATGGAATTATTAATACCATCTATTTGTCAGTTTGTTGGCTGATAACAAAGATCTTGTATAACAAACAGAAAATTATAAGATTTCCTTTCGAAGTTAGAGGGAGGAAATACATATCTTTTTCTGAGAACTTATCTACTGGCCGGTACTGCCGTATAGAAGCTTATTCTAAAGACGATGAAAAAGTTCTAAAAATCGGTCACAATTGTCAAATAAATGATAATGTACACATTGTTGCAAGTGAAAATGTAACTATAAAAGATAATGTTTTGATTGCTAGTCGTGTATTTATCTCTGATCTTAATCACGGCTCTTATTCTGGATATTCGCAATCCCATCCATCAGAGTTGGCTTCAAAACGGGCTTTATCGTCATCTCCTGTAATCATTGAAAGCAATGTTTGGTTAGGGGAGGGAGTGGTAGTACTACCTGGAGTAACTATCGGCGAAAATGTTATAGTTGGAGCAAACTCTGTAGTATCTAAGAATTTAGAAAGTAACACTATACATGTTGGCAACCCAGCAAAACTTATTAAGAAATATAACTTCGAAACTGAGTCATGGGAAAGAGTTTGA
- a CDS encoding mannose-1-phosphate guanylyltransferase/mannose-6-phosphate isomerase — MSNILPVILAGGSGSRLWPMSRTHYPKQFLPLTNETSMLQDTILRLDGLEHGPLSLICNEAHRFLVAEQLRSNDVKHSGIILEPFGRNTAPAVALAALRAIENEQNPILLVLAADHLIKNEQAFRETLTTAKPFAESGKLVTFGIIPTKPETGYGYIRGGQEIDESGLYSVDTFVEKPNHALAEQYLKDGGYYWNSGMFMFTASRYLEELGKFRPDILATVKQAYLGANCDLDFIRLDEEEFAKCPDESIDYAVMEKTSDAVVCPMDVGWSDVGAWSSLWEVSDKDCNDNVVKGDVLTDNTHRCYINSPHRLVATVGVQDLVIVDTKDALLVAHRDEVQNVKNIVSNLKAEERNEFLHHREVYRPWGKHEYIAGGNRYHVKKVIVKPGEKTAMQLHYHRSEHWVVVSGTAKVYRGSDQYVITENESIYIPVGEEHCFENPGKLPLEIIEVRSGSYLGEDDIVRTPPQGEGY; from the coding sequence ATGAGCAATATTTTACCCGTTATTTTAGCCGGAGGGTCAGGTTCACGACTGTGGCCGATGTCTCGAACTCATTATCCGAAGCAGTTTTTGCCCCTGACAAATGAAACTTCAATGTTGCAAGACACTATCCTTCGTTTAGACGGGCTTGAACATGGCCCTTTGTCCTTGATTTGCAATGAAGCACATCGTTTTTTAGTCGCTGAACAATTGCGCTCCAATGACGTCAAGCATTCTGGGATTATTCTAGAACCCTTTGGGCGTAATACTGCACCCGCGGTGGCTTTGGCGGCTTTGAGAGCAATTGAAAATGAACAGAACCCGATTTTATTGGTATTGGCGGCTGATCATTTGATCAAGAACGAGCAAGCCTTTAGAGAAACGCTGACAACTGCAAAACCCTTTGCTGAGAGTGGAAAACTAGTGACTTTTGGTATAATTCCTACCAAGCCCGAAACTGGTTATGGTTATATTCGAGGTGGTCAAGAAATCGATGAAAGTGGACTTTATTCGGTTGATACTTTTGTTGAGAAGCCTAACCATGCTTTAGCAGAGCAATACTTAAAAGATGGTGGATATTACTGGAACAGTGGGATGTTCATGTTCACTGCCTCACGTTATTTAGAAGAGCTTGGAAAATTTCGTCCAGATATTTTAGCGACTGTGAAACAAGCCTATTTAGGCGCTAATTGCGACCTTGATTTCATTCGGTTGGACGAAGAAGAATTTGCTAAATGTCCAGATGAATCTATTGATTATGCAGTAATGGAAAAAACGAGCGATGCTGTCGTTTGTCCAATGGATGTTGGTTGGAGTGATGTTGGAGCTTGGTCATCACTCTGGGAAGTGAGCGATAAAGATTGTAATGACAACGTAGTTAAAGGGGATGTATTAACTGATAACACCCATCGTTGTTACATTAACTCTCCACATCGATTGGTTGCGACTGTTGGTGTACAAGACCTGGTCATTGTTGACACTAAAGATGCTTTATTAGTCGCGCATCGAGATGAAGTTCAAAATGTTAAAAACATTGTTTCAAACTTAAAGGCCGAAGAGCGAAACGAGTTTTTACATCATCGTGAAGTATATCGTCCTTGGGGAAAGCATGAGTATATTGCTGGAGGCAACCGTTATCATGTGAAAAAAGTCATTGTAAAGCCGGGTGAGAAAACGGCAATGCAATTACATTATCATCGTTCAGAACATTGGGTTGTTGTGTCAGGAACAGCCAAAGTATATAGAGGCAGTGATCAATACGTTATTACCGAAAACGAGTCAATTTATATTCCTGTTGGGGAAGAGCATTGTTTTGAAAACCCAGGAAAGTTACCTTTGGAAATTATTGAAGTAAGATCAGGTAGCTACTTAGGTGAAGATGATATCGTACGAACACCTCCCCAAGGTGAAGGTTACTAA